The window CTCGACCACGACGCGGGACGGGGCCGAACCGCCGATGTCCAGATAGCTGGCGCTGGCGAAGCCCGACCCGCTTGCGCCCATGCTGATCTCGCACCATCCGGCCGAGCAGCCGATAACGTTGACCCGCTCGCCCGCAGGCAGCGAGTCGACGACGGAGTAGCCCGTGCCGGGCCCGGATCGGACGTTGAGGTCCGTGGTGGCGATGGCCGGGGCGGCGATCGCGGCGCCGGCCGTCAGCGCGAGAACGCCCGCGGCGGCCAGCAGCGACTTGGCTGTGGTGAGCATGACGTCGAAACTCCCTGGGTCTGTCGTTGTTGTCTCTCAGCGGGATCCCCGCCCGGCTCCTCGAACCCCGCCGCGCGGCCGAACTGTGCGCCCGCGTGCGTCAGGAACGCGCGAGCCCGAGCGAAAGTTTCACATCTCAAAGCTGGGAAAAATGGCGGTGGTGCGGCGGGTTCAAGGCCGAGCGGACGCTTCTCCCACCTCGGCCAGGGCGCGCGCGGCGCCTTGCTGCAGGAACGCGAGATCGGGGCCCAGGCAGACGAACGGGAATCCGCGGCGCACGTAGTCGGCGGCGAACGCCGGCGTGTTGGCGAAGATCGCCGCGGGCTTCTTCGCGCGCTGGGCCGCGGCGACGATGGCGTCGAGCGCGTCGGTCACGGCGGGGTGGTCGGGATCGACGGCCGCGCCTCCGCTGAGCGCGACGGACAGGTCGTTGGGTCCGATCAGCACGCCGTCGAGGCCCTCGACCGCGAGAATGTCGTCGAGCGCGGCCAGCGCCTCGGCGGTCTCGATCATGGCGAGCGCGAGCGTCCGACGGTTCGCTTCCGCGAGGTAGCCGTCGCGCGACAGGCCTGAGAACGAGAGCCCGCGGTTCGGACCCCAGCTCCGCCGACCCGTCGGCGGGAACTTCACCGCCGCCACGAAGGCCCGCGCCATGGCGACGTCGTCGATCATCGGAGCGATCACCCCGGCCGCGCCGGCGTCGAGCGCCTGCGCCGCGAGCGCGAAGCCGTCGAGCGGCAGGCGCACCAAGGCGGGCCGCGCCGCGAGAGCCGCCGCCGCGATCCCTTCGACGATGCGGTCGAAGGTCGCGAACCCATGCTGGGCGTCGAGGGTGACGGACGCGAAGCCCGCGCGGGCGATCGTCTCCACCACCAGCGTGGAGGGCGCCTGGACCCAGCCGTTGAGATGCGGCGCGCCATTGGCGAGCGACGCCGCGCCGAGCGCGCCCGGACCAACCGCGGTCGAGGTCATGCACGGGCTCCGGATGTGGGGAAAGGCGTCATTCGGTCTTAAGCTGGGCGACGGCGAGCACCAGGAGCTCCGCCATCTTCCTGCGGAGATCGAGGTCGGCGACCTCGACGCCGCGGTGGTCGAAGTCGCGGCGCACCTTGCGGAACACGTCGTCGTCGCCCGGCTCCTCGAAGTCGGCGAGCAGCACCGCCTTGGCGTAGGCCTGCGCCTCCTCACCCTGCTTGCCGAGCGCCTCGGCGGCCCAAAGCCCCAGCAGCCGGTTTCGCCTGGCGTAGGCGCTGAACTTCATCGTCTCGTCGTGCACGAACATGGCCTCGAAAGCCTGCTCGCGTTGATCGAAGGTTGTCATCGTGGTTTCCATGCCGTCCCGTCGGTCGCGCGGTGCCGCCCGACGCCACTACATCCGGCAATTATGGCGAAGCCACGCGCCTTTGGCGTCTAATCCTTAGACTATCGTCACCGGCCGGAAGGGCTTCGCGATCGCCGCCCCCGATCGCCTTGGCATTCGCCAAGCGCGGTCTTACATTGCGCTCGGCGGCTTAAGGCCCCGAGCGTCTCGCTTGGGCCCTCGGCCGCCGCGCCGGTTGCGAAAGGCCCGCAATGAACCCGAATTTCCGGAACTTCGCCCTCTGGGTGATCATCGTTCTGCTGTTGCTCGCCCTGTTCACGCTGTTCCAGAATCCGGGACAGCGCGCGGCGACCAACGACATCTCGTTCAGCACCCTGCTCACGGAGGTCGACAACGGCCGCGTGCGCAACGTGACGATCGAGGGCCAGAACATCTCGGGCCAGTACACCGACGGCACCCAGTTCCAGACCTACGCGCCCGACGATCCGTCGCTGGTGCAGCGGCTCTACGGCAAGGGCGTCGCGATCTCCGCGCGTCCGCCGGGCGAGAACATGCCGTGGTTCGTCGCTCTGTTGCTGCAGTGGCTGCCCTTCATCGCGCTGATCGGCGTGTGGGTGTTCCTGTCGCGCCAGATGCAGGGGGGCGCGGGCAAGGCCATGGGCTTCGGCAAGTCCAAGGCCAAGCTTCTCACCGAGGCGCACGGCCGCGTGACCTTCGAGGACGTCGCGGGCGTCGACGAGGCCAAGAGCGACCTCGAGGAGATCGTGGAGTTCCTGCGCGATCCCCAGAAGTTCCAGCGCCTCGGCGGCAAGATTCCGCGTGGCGTGCTGCTCGTGGGCCCTCCCGGCACCGGCAAGACGCTGATCGCCCGCGCGGTCGCCGGCGAAGCCAACGTGCCGTTCTTCACGATCTCGGGCTCCGACTTCGTCGAGATGTTCGTCGGCGTCGGCGCGAGCCGCGTGCGCGACATGTTCGAGCAGGCCAAGAAGAACGCGCCCTGCATCATCTTCATCGATGAGATCGACGCGGTCGGCCGCCATCGCGGCGCCGGCCTCGGCGGCGGCAACGACGAGCGCGAGCAGACCCTCAACCAGCTGCTCGTCGAGATGGACGGCTTCGAGGCGAATGAGGGCATCATCCTCATCGCGGCCACCAACCGTCCCGACGTGCTCGATCCCGCGCTGCTGCGTCCGGGCCGTTTCGATCGCCAGGTCGTGGTGTCGAACCCCGACATCATCGGCCGCGAGAAGATCCTGAAGGTCCATGTCCGCAAGGTGCCGCTGGCGCCGGACGTCGACCTCAAGACCGTCGCGCGCGGCACGCCGGGCTTCTCCGGCGCCGACCTGATGAACCTCGTGAACGAGGCGGCGCTGCTCGCCGCGCGCCGCTCCAAGCGCATGGTCACCGCCGCCGAGTTCGACTCGGCGAAGGACAAGATCATGATGGGCGCCGAGCGCCGCATGGTGATGACGGACGAGGAGAAGAAGGTCACCGCCTATCACGAGGCCGGCCACGCCGTGGTCGCGCTCTTCACGCCGGCGAACGATCCGATCCACAAGGCGACGATCATTCCCCGCGGGCGCGCGCTCGGCATGGTGCAGTACCTGCCGGAGAAGGACCAGATCTCGATCTCCTACGAGCAGCTCACGTCGCGCCTTGCGATGGCGATGGGCGGGCGCGTGGCGGAAGAGGTGTTCTTCGGCGACGAGAAGGTGACGGCCGGCGCGCAGTCCGACATCCAGATGGCGACCAACATCGCCCGCGGGATGGTGACGCGCTGGGGCTTCTCCAAGGAGCTCGGCACCGTCGCCTATGGCGAGAACCAGGACGAGGTGTTCCTCGGCATGTCGGTGGCGCGCCAGCAGAACGTCTCGGGCACGACGATGCTGAAGATCGACAACGAGATCAAACGCTTCATCGACGAAGGCTACGAGACGGCGCGACGCATCATCACCGAGAACAAGGACGCCATGGACCTCGTGGCGAAGGCGCTGCTCGAGTACGAGACGCTGACCGGTCAGGAGATCAAGGACATCCTGGCCGGCAAGCCTCCGGTGCGCGACGCGTCGGACGAGCCGCCCGCGCCCCGCGGCTCGGCGGTGCCTACCGCCGGCAAGCCGCGCCCGCGGCCTGACGCCGGGCTGGAGCCGCAGCCCCAGGCCTGACGCGTCAGCGTCATCTCGAACGCATCAAAGGCCGACCCTCGGGGCCGGCCTTTGTCGTTTCAGAGCCTGCGTTTCGCACAAATAGCGTTCGAAGCTGAGGTGCGTTTCGGCGGGTCCGGCGGCCAAAGTAACGGATCCGTGAAGCCAAAAGTTCACCTCGCTTAAGGGAACATCTCTCGCCCCGACGAGTTGTCATCCGAAGATCGAACAACAAACTCGATAGGGAAAACCCATGCGACATCTCATTCTCGCCGCCGCCTTCAGCGCTCTCGCTCTTGGAGCCGCTCAGGCGCAGGACAAACCCACGACGCCCTCGACCATGGACAAGGGTTCGACATCGGCCCCGAACGACCCCGCGAAGACGACCTCGCCGGGCACCACCGGGGCGATGAACAACACCACTGGCGGCGTGGCCACCAGCCCGCAGGACGTGCAGCGTCAGCAGGAAGGCAAGGACACCGCGGCGCAAGGCGGCGAGAAGCGTCCGGGCGCCATGGGCGCCGACCCGTCCAAGCACTCCCCCGGCACCGTAGGCGCGACGCCCGGCCAGCAGCCGAAGTAAGCTAAACGCAGGCTTGACCTAAAACCACGGCCGTCCGGTTACCGGGCGGCCGTTTGCTGTGTTACAGGACCGGCGCGTGACTTCGGCGGCGCGCCGCCCACATATCGTGCTGCGTCCCTGAGGCGCGTGGATGATTGCGGAGGGGCGATGAGCGTCGGTTTGATCGCGTTGCTGGATGATGTCGCGGCCATCGCCAAGGTGGCGGCGGCGTCGCTCGACGACATCGCCGCACAGACCGCCAAGGCCGGCGCCAAGGCGGCGGGCGTCGTGATCGACGACGCCGCGGTGACGCCGCGCTACGTCGTCGGCTTCAAGCCCGATCGCGAGTTGCCGATCGTGTGGCGGATCGCCATCGGGTCAATCCGCAACAAGCTGCTGATCCTGCTGCCGGCCTGCCTCCTGCTCAGCGCCTTCGCGCCCTGGCTGATCATGCCGCTGCTGATGCTGGGCGGCGCCTATCTCTGCTACGAGGGCGTCGAGAAGATCGTGGAGGCCCTGTTTCATCACGAGAACCGCGCGGCCGAAGAAGCTCCCAAGGACCAAGCCGCCGCGACCGGGCTCGAAGAGGCCAAGATCGCCGGCGCGATCAAGACGGATTTCATCCTCTCCGCGGAGATCATGGCGATCACGCTCTCGGGCATCCCGGCCGACGACAGCGTGTGGATGAAGGCTGCGGTGCTCGCCGCCGTGGGTCTAGCGATCACGGCGGCGGTCTATGGCGTCGTCGCGCTTATCGTAAAGGCGGACGACGTCGGTGTCGCGATGGCGAAGACGCCCGACGCCTCTTCCCTCGCCGGCCTGCGGCGGGCGTTCGGGCGCGGCCTCGTCGTCGGCATGCCGGTGTTTCTCAAAGCGCTCGCGGTGGTCGGCACCGCCGCCATGGTCTGGGTCGGCGGCGGCATCATCGTGCACGGGCTCGAAGGCTTGCTGCCGGCGCTCGCCCACGGGATCGAAGGCGTCGCCGAGGCCGCGGCGCACGCCCTTCCGTTCGCGGCCGGCGCCGTGCGCTGGATCGTGGCGGCGGCCGGGGCGGGCGTCGTCGGGCTGATCGTCGGCGCCGCCTTGGTGCCGCTGGTCAGCTACGTCATCGCGCCGATCGCCCGCGCCGTGACGCCAGCCAAGGCCAAGCCGACGTCGAGCGCGCCGACGACCAAAAGCGCCTGACGGCCGACCGGAGCCTAAGGCGTCACGCCGCCGGGGCGAACAGTTCGCTCTGGGCGGCGGACCCGCGTTCGAGCGCCAGCAGGTAGGCCTTGGCGGCGAGCCCGCCTGCGAACCCCGTGAGCTTGCCGGTCGCTCCCACCACCCGATGGCATGGCGCGACGATCGAGAGCGGATTGCGCCCGTTCGCGGCGCCCACCGCCCGCGACGCGTCGGGACGCCCGATCGCGGCCGCAAGCGCGCCGTAGCTGCGGGTCTCGCCGAAGGGGATCGCGAGCAGCGCCCGCCACACCTCCGTCTGGAACGGCGTGCCCTGAAGGTCGAGCTCGAGATCGAAGGTCCGCCGTTCGCCCCGGAAGTACTCGTCGAGTTGCGCCTCCGCGCGGTCGAGGGTCGCTCGCGCGTCGCCCTCGGGCGCCGGCCCCAGCCGCACCCGGCGGGGATCGTCGTTCTCCCACAGCACCGCCGCCAGCCCGCGGCCGCTTGCGACCAGCGTGAGGCGTCCGACCGGCGACGGCGTCTCCCTGCGCGCGTAATCCATGGGCTCGGCTCCCCGACCGCGTCGACGTCGTTCGACGTTCGCCACGAATCGGCCCCGAGGTCCAGCGGCTCTGCGCTCACGTCCGATCTGTCCTGCGCGGTCGCAATCCGGCGGACGCCGCTGCGCTTCTTGGGCTATGACGGTCTCGGCGGGCCGCCGACGGCGTCTCGACGGCAAGGGGGCGTTCATGCGGGTTCTGGTGCTCGGCGGCGGCGTCGTGGGCGTGACGACGGCCTACTACCTGGC is drawn from Methylopila sp. 73B and contains these coding sequences:
- a CDS encoding aldolase/citrate lyase family protein; its protein translation is MTSTAVGPGALGAASLANGAPHLNGWVQAPSTLVVETIARAGFASVTLDAQHGFATFDRIVEGIAAAALAARPALVRLPLDGFALAAQALDAGAAGVIAPMIDDVAMARAFVAAVKFPPTGRRSWGPNRGLSFSGLSRDGYLAEANRRTLALAMIETAEALAALDDILAVEGLDGVLIGPNDLSVALSGGAAVDPDHPAVTDALDAIVAAAQRAKKPAAIFANTPAFAADYVRRGFPFVCLGPDLAFLQQGAARALAEVGEASARP
- the ftsH gene encoding ATP-dependent zinc metalloprotease FtsH, with protein sequence MNPNFRNFALWVIIVLLLLALFTLFQNPGQRAATNDISFSTLLTEVDNGRVRNVTIEGQNISGQYTDGTQFQTYAPDDPSLVQRLYGKGVAISARPPGENMPWFVALLLQWLPFIALIGVWVFLSRQMQGGAGKAMGFGKSKAKLLTEAHGRVTFEDVAGVDEAKSDLEEIVEFLRDPQKFQRLGGKIPRGVLLVGPPGTGKTLIARAVAGEANVPFFTISGSDFVEMFVGVGASRVRDMFEQAKKNAPCIIFIDEIDAVGRHRGAGLGGGNDEREQTLNQLLVEMDGFEANEGIILIAATNRPDVLDPALLRPGRFDRQVVVSNPDIIGREKILKVHVRKVPLAPDVDLKTVARGTPGFSGADLMNLVNEAALLAARRSKRMVTAAEFDSAKDKIMMGAERRMVMTDEEKKVTAYHEAGHAVVALFTPANDPIHKATIIPRGRALGMVQYLPEKDQISISYEQLTSRLAMAMGGRVAEEVFFGDEKVTAGAQSDIQMATNIARGMVTRWGFSKELGTVAYGENQDEVFLGMSVARQQNVSGTTMLKIDNEIKRFIDEGYETARRIITENKDAMDLVAKALLEYETLTGQEIKDILAGKPPVRDASDEPPAPRGSAVPTAGKPRPRPDAGLEPQPQA
- a CDS encoding DUF808 domain-containing protein; amino-acid sequence: MSVGLIALLDDVAAIAKVAAASLDDIAAQTAKAGAKAAGVVIDDAAVTPRYVVGFKPDRELPIVWRIAIGSIRNKLLILLPACLLLSAFAPWLIMPLLMLGGAYLCYEGVEKIVEALFHHENRAAEEAPKDQAAATGLEEAKIAGAIKTDFILSAEIMAITLSGIPADDSVWMKAAVLAAVGLAITAAVYGVVALIVKADDVGVAMAKTPDASSLAGLRRAFGRGLVVGMPVFLKALAVVGTAAMVWVGGGIIVHGLEGLLPALAHGIEGVAEAAAHALPFAAGAVRWIVAAAGAGVVGLIVGAALVPLVSYVIAPIARAVTPAKAKPTSSAPTTKSA
- a CDS encoding methylated-DNA--[protein]-cysteine S-methyltransferase, which produces MDYARRETPSPVGRLTLVASGRGLAAVLWENDDPRRVRLGPAPEGDARATLDRAEAQLDEYFRGERRTFDLELDLQGTPFQTEVWRALLAIPFGETRSYGALAAAIGRPDASRAVGAANGRNPLSIVAPCHRVVGATGKLTGFAGGLAAKAYLLALERGSAAQSELFAPAA
- a CDS encoding DUF1476 domain-containing protein is translated as MTTFDQREQAFEAMFVHDETMKFSAYARRNRLLGLWAAEALGKQGEEAQAYAKAVLLADFEEPGDDDVFRKVRRDFDHRGVEVADLDLRRKMAELLVLAVAQLKTE